One window of Lacerta agilis isolate rLacAgi1 chromosome 14, rLacAgi1.pri, whole genome shotgun sequence genomic DNA carries:
- the LOC117057723 gene encoding olfactory receptor 14A16-like, whose protein sequence is MNAKIGNESSVSEFLLLEFSAVRELQILHFSLFLVLYMAILFGNLLIISSIVFDHHLHTPMYFFLMNLAIQDIGAVSVTIPKSMANSFMNIRHISYAGCVAQVLSFFFFLSSDVALLTVMAYDRYVAICNPLQYEMVMNRAACKQMVAGVWFSGLLNAAMHTSATFATPFCSNIVNQFFCEVPQLLTLACSNSYQTEIGALVVSLTIASGCFVFIVVTYVHIFTVVLKVPSVQGRKKAFSTCIPHLVVFSIFCFTSFFAYLRLPPKTPSNGDFAITVMYTIVPPMFNPIIYSMRNKEIKNAVSKLLRLKHASMISFPDLS, encoded by the coding sequence ATGAATGCAAAGATAGGCAATGAATCCTCTGTCTCTGAATTTCTACTCCTGGAGTTTTCAGCTGTACGGGAATTACAGATTCTACACTTCTCTCTGTTCCTGGTATTGTACATGGCAATTCTATTTGGGAATCTTCTCATCATCTCTTCCATAGTTTTTGACCACCACCTTCACACTCCCATGTACTTCTTTTTGATGAACTTGGCTATCCAGGACATAGGGGCTGTTTCAGTCACCATCCCAAAATCCATGGCGAATTCTTTCATGAATATCAGACACATATCTTATGCTGGATGCGTTGCTCaagttctttcattctttttctttttatcatctGATGTCGCCCTTCTTACAGTCATGGCATACGATCGCTATGTTGCCATTTGCAATCCATTACAATATGAAATGGTGATGAACAGGGCAGCATGCAAACAAATGGTTGCTGGCGTGTGGTTCTCTGGCCTTCTCAATGCAGCCATGCACACTAGTGCAACTTTTGCAACCCCTTTCTGCTCAAACATTGTCAATCAGTTCTTCTGTGAAGTCCCACAGTTACTTACACTTGCCTGTTCCAACTCATACCAAACAGAAATTGGAGCTCTAGTGGTGAGTTTAACGATTGCGTCTGGATGTTTTGTCTTCATCGTTGTCACTTATGTACACATCTTTACTGTGGTTCTGAAAGTTCCTTCTGTTCAGGGAAGGAAAAAGGCCTTCTCCACTTGCATACCTCACCTTGTTGTCTTCTCCATATTTTGTTTCACATCATTTTTTGCTTACCTTAGGCTTCCCCCCAAAACTCCATCTAATGGGGACTTTGCAATAACTGTGATGTATACCATTGTCCCACCCATGTTCAATCCAATAATTTACAGCATGAGAAATAAGGAGATTAAAAATGCTGTATCAAAGCTCTTGCGTTTGAAGCATGCTTCTATGATATCTTTTCCAGACTTATCCTGA